One Sodalinema gerasimenkoae IPPAS B-353 DNA segment encodes these proteins:
- a CDS encoding WYL domain-containing protein, protein MSISLPCHFLVGIPASGKSHFAEGFVKRDPTYVVVSTDAVREKLYGDAAIQGDWFEIEAEVLAQIQAAIAQERPVIYDATNVRRAWRLDFLQSVQALSDPPLTWMAWVMEVPVDICKRRNRDRPRVVPSHVIERMANSLAQTPVTTAEGFLDVRSLPLTFQGDIDFSEVFKQLDRLPLRLVRRRNRNSQVVWHPYGSLLDFERLMFLIAYLLKQGATSHYPSLSQIVRDLSQQQGPVYAEEGALAADLHWLRSQEFFAPHAEGLIEIETAELRDPQGLIYCHRYSDRQCFLRLLETIRAILQHPFENQSDLTVQESLVTVVNRRHTVSDRVTLRKDIELALYPYGILDRQKNYRSGYYLGTSIFSLEDLTWLHEQLQGQAEFISRPEDRERYYRILQQIERLHPSALQSDYPIWRFGNPSIIQVDGLVNVSLARRRGRIERAIRDRELLSLQKLQGTGEFPGDPVALEAYPLQLIFHQIAWYVGWESKADGLLSFERLDRWYLRVERTQVYRDRPPHQKALKRLQQLHEASVGVFLGRSPEEQAQYLSRGPRQRGSTVLVELWCNDASFRFIREGTQRFPLQQMRMSDPDGRGDRRRLTRLFSAKGTDDPDYPHRFQVRLPCWSIDDIDLRRWILGFGGQVRVVSPPRLQQMIQETGGAIVASYDNLKEQ, encoded by the coding sequence ATGTCCATCTCTCTCCCCTGTCATTTCCTAGTTGGTATCCCCGCGAGTGGTAAAAGTCACTTTGCAGAGGGATTTGTGAAACGAGACCCGACCTATGTGGTGGTGTCCACCGATGCGGTGCGGGAAAAACTCTATGGGGATGCTGCCATTCAGGGGGATTGGTTTGAGATTGAGGCGGAGGTCTTGGCTCAGATTCAAGCGGCGATCGCCCAAGAGCGTCCAGTCATCTATGATGCCACCAATGTTCGCCGGGCCTGGCGTTTAGACTTCTTACAATCAGTGCAGGCCTTGAGCGATCCGCCTCTGACTTGGATGGCCTGGGTGATGGAGGTTCCGGTTGACATCTGTAAACGGCGTAATCGCGATCGCCCTCGGGTGGTTCCCAGTCACGTCATTGAGCGCATGGCCAACTCCCTAGCCCAGACTCCAGTGACAACGGCGGAGGGATTTCTCGATGTGCGATCGCTCCCCCTAACCTTTCAAGGAGATATCGACTTCTCCGAAGTCTTTAAACAACTCGATCGCCTGCCGCTGCGCCTGGTGCGTCGCCGTAACCGCAACTCCCAGGTGGTGTGGCATCCCTATGGGTCCCTGTTGGACTTTGAACGGCTGATGTTTCTCATTGCCTATCTCCTCAAACAAGGGGCCACTTCCCATTATCCCAGTCTGAGCCAGATTGTGCGGGATTTGAGCCAGCAGCAGGGGCCGGTGTATGCCGAGGAAGGGGCCCTAGCGGCGGATCTCCATTGGTTGCGTTCTCAGGAATTTTTTGCCCCCCACGCCGAGGGATTAATTGAGATTGAGACGGCGGAACTCCGTGATCCTCAGGGTTTAATTTACTGTCACCGCTATAGCGATCGCCAATGCTTCCTACGGCTACTCGAAACCATCCGCGCCATCTTGCAACATCCCTTTGAAAACCAGTCCGATTTGACCGTTCAGGAGAGTTTGGTGACCGTCGTCAATCGCCGTCACACCGTAAGCGATCGCGTCACGTTGCGCAAAGACATCGAACTGGCCCTATATCCCTATGGGATTCTCGATCGCCAGAAGAATTATCGCTCCGGCTATTATCTCGGAACCTCCATTTTCTCCCTGGAGGATTTAACCTGGCTGCACGAACAGTTACAGGGCCAGGCGGAATTTATCAGTCGTCCCGAAGACCGGGAGCGGTACTATCGCATTTTGCAGCAAATCGAGCGCCTGCATCCCTCCGCCTTACAATCCGACTATCCCATTTGGCGGTTTGGAAATCCCTCCATCATTCAAGTCGATGGCTTAGTGAATGTGTCCCTGGCGCGGCGACGAGGACGCATTGAACGGGCCATTCGCGATCGCGAACTGCTCTCGCTTCAGAAGTTACAGGGAACCGGAGAGTTTCCCGGCGACCCCGTGGCCTTAGAGGCCTATCCCCTACAACTGATTTTCCATCAAATCGCCTGGTATGTGGGTTGGGAGTCGAAAGCCGATGGTTTGTTGAGTTTTGAGCGTTTGGATCGTTGGTATTTACGGGTCGAGCGCACCCAAGTGTATCGCGATCGCCCCCCACACCAGAAAGCCCTGAAACGGCTACAACAACTCCATGAAGCCAGTGTCGGGGTATTTCTCGGCCGCAGTCCTGAAGAACAAGCCCAGTACTTAAGTCGAGGGCCCAGACAGCGAGGGTCAACGGTACTGGTGGAATTGTGGTGTAACGATGCCAGTTTTCGCTTTATCCGGGAGGGAACCCAGCGCTTCCCCCTACAACAGATGAGAATGTCCGATCCCGATGGCCGGGGCGATCGCCGTCGTCTGACGCGGCTGTTTTCCGCCAAGGGAACCGACGACCCCGATTATCCCCACCGCTTCCAAGTCCGACTCCCCTGTTGGTCTATTGATGATATTGACCTACGGCGTTGGATTCTCGGGTTTGGCGGTCAGGTGCGGGTGGTGAGTCCCCCCCGCTTGCAACAGATGATCCAAGAGACTGGGGGGGCGATCGTGGCCAGCTATGACAATCTAAAAGAGCAATAG
- a CDS encoding DUF3747 domain-containing protein translates to MKAALHFAALSTLALSTFGATFTPQPAQAALFGERAVEQQNFIAVAAPVGNTGRHQLLVIEQQSNRRDCWAENGSTVEPLLLNFDFTGICGRFTDSNGYSIRTGGQDLGMQYRLQIVRQGDDLVLRGVTSRPNQPTLELGRAPYSNDFVRIDLNDTWDFSKRTYQGRTLGHVYLSNQSELSALGNDSNTVADRPSTPSNPSEDKKPSEPSQPSQPSQDQDWRDEIELTNEQQREIAQIRQSYLAENGRLDSQLNQAREELQEMMIGDASARQVRRQRNQVERLRRQVRDNEFSSMMDIRQVMSAEQRVAFADAMELDSQLADADHIITMLLR, encoded by the coding sequence ATGAAAGCTGCACTTCACTTCGCCGCCCTCTCCACTCTCGCCCTCTCCACCTTCGGTGCCACCTTCACCCCTCAACCTGCCCAAGCTGCCCTCTTCGGGGAACGGGCCGTTGAACAGCAAAACTTCATCGCCGTCGCTGCGCCGGTTGGAAATACCGGGCGACACCAACTGCTGGTGATTGAACAACAGTCAAATCGCCGCGATTGCTGGGCTGAAAACGGTTCAACCGTTGAACCTCTCCTCTTAAACTTTGACTTTACCGGTATCTGTGGACGCTTTACCGATAGTAATGGTTACTCCATCCGTACTGGTGGGCAAGACTTAGGAATGCAATATCGCTTACAAATAGTTCGTCAAGGAGATGACCTCGTTTTAAGAGGTGTCACCTCTCGTCCCAACCAACCCACCTTAGAACTCGGACGCGCACCTTATAGCAATGACTTTGTCCGCATTGACCTCAATGATACCTGGGATTTCTCGAAACGAACCTATCAGGGACGCACCTTAGGTCACGTGTATCTCTCCAACCAATCGGAGTTGAGCGCCTTAGGGAATGACTCCAACACCGTGGCTGATCGTCCTTCGACTCCCTCAAATCCCAGTGAGGACAAAAAACCCTCTGAACCCTCTCAACCTTCCCAACCCTCTCAAGACCAAGACTGGCGCGATGAGATTGAACTCACGAACGAACAACAACGGGAGATTGCTCAAATTCGTCAGTCCTATCTGGCCGAAAACGGTCGCCTGGACAGTCAGTTAAATCAGGCCCGGGAAGAGTTACAAGAGATGATGATTGGGGACGCATCAGCTCGTCAAGTCCGTCGTCAACGCAATCAGGTTGAACGCCTGCGCCGCCAAGTCCGTGATAACGAGTTTTCCAGCATGATGGACATTCGTCAGGTGATGTCCGCTGAACAACGGGTTGCCTTCGCAGATGCGATGGAGTTAGACAGTCAACTGGCGGATGCTGACCACATCATCACCATGCTGCTTCGCTAA
- a CDS encoding DUF3747 domain-containing protein, which translates to MNTALRLATLSTLAFSTFGATVTPQAAEAAAFGERAVEQRNFVAVAAPVGNTGRHQLLVIEQQSNARPCWGETGNRVNPLLLNFDFTGICGRFTDSNGYSIRTGGQDLGIQYSLRTVRQGSDLVLQGVPFRPNQPTLELGRAPYTNDFVRIDLNDGWEFSKRTYQGRTLGHVYLSNPASLSALAGQSRPVANRPSTPVTKEPSQPSQPSQPTQSQDWREELELTQQQDQQIAQIRQSYLAENGRLQSQLTAAREELQEMMIGDASTRQIRRQRNRVETLRKQVRDNEFSSMMSIRDVLSVEQRLAFVQVMNLSGQSLSVDEIITTLLR; encoded by the coding sequence ATGAACACCGCACTTCGCCTCGCTACTCTTTCGACTCTAGCCTTCTCCACCTTCGGCGCTACGGTTACCCCACAAGCGGCTGAAGCGGCCGCCTTTGGCGAACGGGCTGTTGAACAACGTAATTTTGTCGCAGTTGCGGCTCCTGTGGGGAATACGGGACGACATCAACTTCTGGTGATTGAGCAACAATCTAATGCTCGTCCCTGCTGGGGTGAAACGGGCAATCGAGTCAATCCCTTACTGCTGAATTTCGACTTTACGGGAATTTGTGGACGCTTCACCGATAGTAATGGTTACTCCATCCGTACCGGTGGACAAGATTTAGGAATTCAATATAGTTTACGGACGGTTCGCCAAGGAAGTGATTTGGTTTTACAGGGGGTTCCTTTCCGTCCCAATCAACCCACATTAGAACTTGGACGCGCACCTTATACCAACGATTTTGTGCGGATTGATTTGAACGATGGCTGGGAGTTCAGTAAACGCACCTATCAAGGACGTACCCTCGGTCATGTCTATCTGTCCAATCCCGCCAGTTTGAGTGCCCTGGCCGGTCAATCTCGTCCGGTGGCTAATCGTCCCTCCACTCCGGTTACAAAAGAACCCTCTCAACCCTCCCAACCCTCTCAACCTACTCAATCTCAGGATTGGCGTGAGGAACTGGAGTTGACGCAACAACAAGACCAGCAAATTGCTCAAATTCGTCAGTCTTATTTGGCTGAAAACGGTCGTCTGCAAAGTCAACTGACGGCGGCTCGCGAAGAGTTACAAGAGATGATGATTGGGGATGCGTCAACGCGTCAAATTCGCCGCCAACGCAACCGGGTTGAAACGCTGCGTAAACAAGTCCGGGATAATGAGTTTTCCAGTATGATGTCAATTCGTGACGTGTTGTCGGTTGAACAACGACTGGCATTTGTGCAAGTGATGAATTTGTCTGGACAATCCCTGAGTGTTGATGAAATTATCACCACGCTGCTCCGCTAA
- a CDS encoding nicotinate phosphoribosyltransferase → MASPIAPLTDEQRLTVRPEDYSLLTDLYQLTMSACYLGEGLETERGSFELFARKFPPGFGYAIAFGLETAIDYLENLRFTPSQLQELRETGIFSQTSDRIWDVLANFRFQGDVWAVPEGTVVFPHEPLLRIEAPLWQAQLLESYLLNVINYQTLVGTRAARIRDVAGDHALLLEFGTRRAFSPQASLYAARAALAAGFDSTSNVLAAFKLGRKPTGTMAHSFIQALVAMEGSEANAFTAFHHHFPGAPLLIDTFDTVAAARYLGNRLEGDEIELHGIRIDSGDIAALSQQVRSHLPDIPILASGDMDEWEIARLLGEGATLDGYGIGTKLVSGEPFNGVYKLVEVDGIPVMKKSSGKSTYPGRKQIFRRIEEEQWQGDRLGLADESPEPGEEPLLQPIIVNGDRQQSLDSLETLSKRTRDNVMQLPGEVRDIHHPQVPDVEISQPLTQLSDRVSQHLNQSSV, encoded by the coding sequence ATGGCCTCCCCGATCGCCCCCCTAACGGATGAACAGCGACTCACGGTTCGCCCCGAAGACTATAGCTTGCTGACGGATTTGTATCAGTTGACGATGAGCGCCTGTTATCTGGGGGAGGGGTTGGAAACGGAACGGGGGAGTTTTGAACTGTTCGCCCGCAAGTTTCCCCCTGGATTTGGCTATGCGATCGCCTTTGGCTTGGAAACCGCTATTGATTACCTAGAAAACCTGCGCTTCACCCCCAGCCAATTACAGGAGTTGCGGGAAACAGGGATTTTCTCCCAGACGAGCGATCGCATCTGGGATGTACTGGCTAACTTCCGCTTCCAGGGAGATGTTTGGGCCGTTCCCGAGGGAACCGTGGTGTTTCCCCATGAACCCCTACTACGCATCGAGGCCCCCCTCTGGCAAGCCCAACTCCTCGAAAGCTATCTTCTCAATGTGATTAACTATCAAACCCTGGTGGGCACTCGGGCCGCCCGGATTCGTGATGTGGCCGGCGATCACGCCCTCTTATTAGAATTTGGAACCCGTCGCGCCTTTAGCCCCCAAGCCTCACTCTACGCCGCCCGGGCCGCCCTCGCCGCCGGCTTTGACTCCACCTCCAATGTCTTGGCGGCCTTCAAACTCGGGCGAAAACCCACCGGAACCATGGCCCATTCCTTCATCCAGGCCTTAGTCGCCATGGAAGGAAGCGAAGCCAATGCCTTTACAGCGTTTCATCACCACTTTCCCGGCGCCCCCCTTTTGATTGATACCTTTGATACGGTAGCGGCGGCCCGCTATCTCGGTAATCGCCTCGAAGGAGATGAGATTGAACTCCATGGCATTCGCATCGACTCCGGGGATATCGCCGCCCTCTCCCAACAGGTGCGATCGCATCTCCCGGATATTCCCATTTTGGCCAGTGGCGACATGGATGAATGGGAAATCGCCAGACTCCTCGGAGAAGGGGCAACCCTCGATGGCTATGGAATTGGCACAAAATTAGTATCCGGGGAACCCTTCAACGGGGTTTATAAACTCGTTGAAGTCGATGGGATTCCCGTCATGAAGAAGTCTAGCGGCAAATCCACCTATCCAGGACGAAAACAGATTTTCCGGCGCATCGAAGAGGAACAATGGCAGGGCGATCGCCTCGGCTTAGCCGACGAATCCCCCGAACCCGGCGAAGAACCCCTATTACAACCCATTATTGTTAACGGCGATCGCCAACAGTCCCTAGACTCCCTAGAAACCCTCAGCAAACGCACCCGAGACAACGTTATGCAACTCCCCGGAGAGGTTCGCGACATCCATCACCCCCAAGTTCCCGACGTAGAAATTTCCCAACCCCTAACCCAACTAAGCGATCGCGTCTCCCAACATCTCAACCAATCATCAGTATAA
- a CDS encoding nicotinate-nucleotide adenylyltransferase: MTLWFPYSLFPIPYSLKMPHIALFGTSADPPSIAHREILRWLCDRYDWVAVWASDNPMKPQQTPLSHRAAMLKLMVEELRQTHLNAETPLSHNIAVEERLSSPRTLFTVEKARQIWQNAHLTLVVGSDLLTQLPHWYHVEALLSQVQLLVIPRPGCPVSSAKIKELEGLGGQVTVADMDAPDVSSTRYRNRQDSQAIPPSVEAYIQREQLYV, encoded by the coding sequence GTGACTCTGTGGTTCCCCTATTCCCTGTTCCCTATTCCCTATTCCCTCAAAATGCCCCACATCGCCCTCTTCGGAACCAGCGCCGATCCCCCCAGCATCGCCCATCGAGAGATTCTACGTTGGCTGTGCGATCGCTATGATTGGGTAGCGGTTTGGGCCTCCGACAATCCCATGAAGCCCCAACAAACCCCGTTATCCCATCGCGCCGCCATGCTAAAACTGATGGTGGAGGAGTTGCGGCAAACTCATCTCAACGCCGAAACTCCCCTATCTCACAACATCGCTGTCGAAGAACGCCTCAGTTCCCCAAGAACCCTCTTTACCGTTGAAAAGGCGCGGCAAATTTGGCAAAATGCCCATCTGACGCTGGTGGTGGGATCGGATCTGCTGACGCAACTGCCCCATTGGTATCATGTCGAAGCCTTATTAAGCCAAGTGCAACTGTTGGTGATTCCTCGTCCCGGTTGCCCCGTCTCGTCCGCTAAGATTAAGGAATTGGAGGGGTTGGGTGGACAAGTCACGGTGGCGGATATGGATGCACCCGATGTTTCCTCGACACGGTATCGTAACAGGCAAGACTCCCAAGCGATTCCCCCCAGTGTTGAAGCGTACATTCAGCGAGAACAGTTATATGTCTAA
- a CDS encoding NUDIX hydrolase, which yields MVKGEEQQRQICNSLAAFKVGVDNAIFSVDVAQNRVLVLLLRRQGEPDLGQWSLPGTLVRQGESLEDAAYRVLSEKISVQNLYLEQLYTFGGPARDPRESPQSFGVRYLSVSYFALVQHEEVQLLADSAEEMVWFPCDRVPKLAFDHNEIVKYGYQRLRNKLEYSPVAFEVLPEMFTLNELYQLYAAVLGENFADYSNFRSRILKLGVLCDTGMKLSRGAGRPASLYRFDSEAFAPLKDKPMVFI from the coding sequence ATGGTAAAGGGAGAGGAACAGCAGCGGCAAATCTGCAACTCACTGGCGGCGTTTAAGGTGGGGGTAGATAATGCCATTTTTTCGGTGGATGTGGCCCAAAATCGGGTGTTGGTATTGTTGTTGCGGCGACAGGGGGAACCGGATTTGGGACAATGGAGTTTGCCCGGAACCCTCGTGCGTCAAGGGGAATCCTTGGAGGATGCCGCCTATCGGGTTCTCTCGGAAAAAATTTCGGTCCAAAATCTCTATTTAGAACAGTTATATACCTTTGGCGGCCCAGCGCGAGATCCTCGGGAATCGCCCCAGTCGTTTGGGGTTCGTTATCTGTCGGTGAGTTATTTCGCCTTAGTGCAACATGAGGAGGTGCAGTTACTGGCGGATTCTGCGGAGGAGATGGTTTGGTTTCCCTGCGATCGCGTCCCCAAGCTCGCCTTTGACCACAATGAAATTGTCAAATATGGCTATCAACGGCTGCGAAATAAATTAGAATACAGTCCGGTGGCGTTTGAGGTGTTACCGGAAATGTTTACTCTCAATGAACTGTATCAACTCTATGCAGCGGTTTTAGGAGAAAACTTTGCTGATTATTCCAACTTTCGCTCCCGAATTCTCAAGTTAGGGGTTCTCTGTGATACGGGGATGAAACTCTCTCGGGGTGCAGGTCGTCCGGCGAGTTTATATCGATTCGACTCAGAGGCATTTGCGCCCCTAAAAGATAAACCCATGGTCTTTATTTAG
- a CDS encoding NAD+ synthase, whose amino-acid sequence MKIAIAQLNPTIGDLPGNAQQILDAAQQAASQGASILLTPELSLCGYPPRDLLLNPGFVEAMERQLTELAQQIPSQLHVLVGTVQRNPQAHQGGKPLYNSIACLLGGKVQQQFHKRLLPTYDVFDEHRYFEPHSQSHHFSLSNGDREACGNRNRTYRIGVTICEDIWNDEEFWSQRHYTCNPLADLADAQVDLIVNLSASPYSVGKQQLRESMLSHAARRYQVPILYVNQVGGNDDLIFDGRSVAFNGDGSLVYRARGCEVDFAELALTETGLSQAEVVPLPDCREAEIWAALRLGVRDYARKCGFSQIVLGLSGGIDSALVAAIAAEAVGAENVLGVLMSSPYTSEGSVTDAIALAENLGIQTHHLHIEAAMTSFDKTLAELFAGTESGVAEENLQSRIRGTLLMAISNKLGYLLISTGNKSEMAVGYCTLYGDMDGGLAAIADVPKTQVYALCRWLNQRQPGVEVIPETIITKPPSAELKPNQTDQDSLPPYDELDDILHRWIERHQSAAEIVEAGYAWETVDRVIKLVSRAEFKRRQAAPGLKITDRAFGTGWRMPIACRRGDIR is encoded by the coding sequence ATGAAAATTGCGATCGCCCAACTCAACCCAACCATTGGAGATTTGCCAGGAAATGCCCAACAAATCCTAGATGCAGCGCAGCAAGCTGCGTCTCAGGGTGCATCAATTTTATTAACCCCCGAATTATCTCTTTGTGGCTATCCTCCCCGCGATTTACTCCTCAATCCGGGATTTGTTGAGGCAATGGAACGTCAGTTAACAGAGTTGGCGCAACAAATCCCCAGCCAGCTTCATGTTTTGGTGGGAACTGTTCAACGGAATCCCCAGGCTCATCAAGGTGGAAAGCCTCTCTATAATAGTATTGCCTGTTTGCTGGGGGGTAAGGTTCAACAACAGTTCCATAAACGACTTCTCCCCACCTACGATGTCTTTGATGAACATCGCTATTTTGAACCCCATTCCCAGAGTCATCATTTTAGCCTCAGTAATGGCGATCGCGAAGCGTGCGGGAACCGCAATCGCACCTATCGCATTGGGGTGACGATTTGCGAGGATATCTGGAATGATGAAGAGTTTTGGAGTCAACGTCACTATACTTGCAACCCTCTAGCAGATTTGGCTGATGCACAAGTTGACCTGATTGTCAATCTTTCCGCCTCCCCTTATAGTGTCGGGAAACAACAATTGCGAGAGTCGATGTTGTCTCATGCGGCCCGTCGCTATCAGGTTCCCATTCTCTATGTGAACCAGGTGGGGGGAAATGACGATCTGATTTTTGATGGTCGCAGTGTGGCCTTTAATGGAGATGGGAGTCTGGTATATCGTGCCCGAGGCTGTGAGGTGGATTTCGCGGAGTTGGCGTTGACGGAAACGGGATTGAGTCAGGCTGAGGTGGTTCCCCTTCCCGATTGTCGTGAAGCAGAGATTTGGGCCGCCTTGCGGTTGGGGGTGCGGGATTATGCGCGTAAATGTGGGTTTTCTCAGATTGTCTTGGGATTGAGTGGCGGGATTGACTCGGCCCTGGTGGCGGCGATCGCAGCGGAAGCGGTAGGTGCGGAAAATGTGTTAGGGGTGTTGATGTCATCTCCCTATACCTCCGAGGGGTCGGTGACAGATGCGATCGCCCTAGCGGAGAATTTGGGCATTCAAACCCATCATCTCCACATTGAAGCGGCCATGACGAGTTTTGACAAGACCCTGGCTGAGTTATTTGCGGGAACGGAGTCAGGGGTAGCCGAGGAGAATCTACAATCGCGGATTCGTGGAACTCTACTGATGGCTATTTCTAATAAGTTAGGCTATCTGTTGATTTCTACGGGCAATAAGTCAGAAATGGCTGTGGGATATTGTACTCTCTATGGAGATATGGATGGAGGCTTGGCGGCGATCGCCGATGTTCCCAAAACCCAAGTCTATGCACTCTGTCGTTGGCTAAACCAACGTCAACCTGGGGTTGAGGTCATTCCCGAGACAATTATCACGAAACCCCCCAGCGCCGAACTCAAACCCAATCAAACGGATCAAGATTCGCTTCCCCCCTACGATGAACTTGATGACATCCTCCATCGCTGGATTGAACGTCATCAATCGGCGGCAGAAATTGTCGAAGCGGGATATGCGTGGGAAACGGTCGATCGCGTGATTAAACTGGTGTCTCGCGCCGAGTTTAAACGCCGTCAAGCTGCGCCAGGATTAAAGATTACCGATCGCGCCTTCGGAACCGGCTGGCGAATGCCGATCGCCTGCCGTCGTGGGGATATCCGTTAG
- the tnpA gene encoding IS200/IS605 family transposase: MSKALRSFAHTVASIKIHIVFVTKYRHPVISGEIEQDMIELCRSICEKNDCLLEEAKADLGTNDHIHLLVDLAPKVSISKLCNTMKTVTSREIRKRFVRQLKPYYGRPVFWKRGFSAVSAGGASLDVLKAYIEGQGYDD, translated from the coding sequence ATGTCAAAAGCTCTAAGGTCTTTCGCTCACACGGTTGCAAGCATCAAGATTCATATAGTGTTTGTCACAAAATACCGTCATCCCGTCATCTCTGGGGAGATAGAACAGGACATGATCGAGCTTTGTCGGAGCATCTGCGAGAAGAATGATTGTCTCCTAGAAGAGGCGAAGGCAGATTTAGGGACTAATGACCATATTCATTTATTGGTTGACCTAGCTCCTAAGGTCTCTATTTCTAAGCTCTGTAATACGATGAAGACCGTCACCAGCCGCGAAATCAGGAAGCGTTTTGTGCGACAATTGAAACCGTACTATGGTCGTCCGGTTTTTTGGAAGCGTGGATTTAGTGCCGTTTCGGCCGGTGGAGCCTCATTGGATGTCCTCAAAGCTTACATAGAGGGGCAAGGCTACGATGATTAA
- a CDS encoding IS200/IS605 family accessory protein TnpB-related protein: MVTQKPTSIIRTDPWTLNPTASQRVLLSRTVGVYRRLCRHLMGILFTHWPSLAELSSQKRVLAVEKLIHQTAKNPNPKYQQFDQTFYKFPSYYRRAAIVFAAGQVSSYMTRYQEWQSGTRQRRDAKPPVLNPNSGCYPTLYKGQCYKLHGYDRIEIKVFNGTDWVWTTVGITSLRERHTVDSNKQLSPSLIFDEPTRACHLSVPFECHPHKRQGEGRVVSVDLGINTTATVAVVNFDGTVIHRDFIHPGRDIDRRDKRLKSVSKRARQTMGQGGRLQKGFCSHTYRKCRNINRQIGQIVSKRIVQIAQQFNADAIVFENLKGWKAKGGRKRSNLRQRFHGWLKGMIRDLTEMKWQEIGGQVIDVVAAYTSKLAYDGSGVVRRDSNNYALAKFSSGKRYNADLNGALNIAARGILQLTRRKDSEERSSQCSRRSPRSWACLCDLWTHTVSG, from the coding sequence ATGGTAACCCAGAAACCCACATCAATCATCCGTACAGACCCATGGACTCTTAACCCGACAGCCAGCCAGCGGGTGCTGCTGAGCCGGACGGTTGGGGTCTATCGTCGCCTCTGTCGGCATTTGATGGGGATTCTCTTCACCCATTGGCCGTCTCTAGCCGAGTTATCGAGTCAAAAACGGGTTCTAGCTGTCGAAAAACTCATTCACCAAACCGCGAAGAACCCCAACCCCAAATACCAGCAATTTGACCAGACCTTTTACAAGTTCCCCAGCTACTACCGGAGGGCCGCGATTGTTTTCGCCGCTGGCCAAGTCAGTAGCTACATGACCCGGTATCAGGAATGGCAATCGGGAACCCGTCAACGTCGGGACGCTAAACCTCCAGTCCTCAATCCCAACAGTGGCTGTTATCCGACCCTGTATAAGGGTCAGTGCTATAAACTCCATGGCTATGACCGCATCGAAATCAAGGTCTTTAACGGAACCGATTGGGTCTGGACGACCGTTGGGATAACCAGCTTGCGAGAACGGCATACCGTAGATAGCAACAAGCAGTTGTCACCCTCCCTGATTTTTGATGAGCCTACAAGGGCTTGTCATCTTTCAGTTCCCTTTGAGTGTCATCCACATAAACGGCAGGGAGAGGGTCGGGTTGTCAGTGTTGACCTGGGTATCAACACCACCGCTACTGTGGCAGTCGTGAATTTTGACGGCACTGTAATCCACCGTGACTTTATTCACCCTGGGAGAGACATAGACCGTCGGGATAAACGGCTCAAATCGGTATCTAAACGAGCGAGGCAAACGATGGGACAGGGTGGACGCCTCCAGAAAGGCTTCTGCTCTCATACCTATCGCAAATGCCGTAATATCAACCGTCAAATTGGGCAGATTGTCTCGAAGCGTATCGTGCAGATTGCCCAACAGTTCAATGCCGATGCCATTGTCTTTGAGAACCTCAAAGGATGGAAGGCTAAGGGAGGGCGAAAACGCTCTAACCTACGCCAACGCTTTCATGGGTGGCTCAAGGGGATGATTCGAGACTTGACCGAGATGAAGTGGCAAGAGATAGGCGGTCAGGTGATTGATGTCGTGGCTGCTTATACATCAAAGCTGGCTTATGACGGCAGTGGAGTCGTGCGACGAGACTCCAACAACTATGCTCTGGCTAAATTTTCCTCGGGCAAGCGATACAATGCAGACCTCAATGGGGCGCTCAATATTGCTGCCCGAGGTATTCTTCAGCTCACTCGCCGAAAGGACAGTGAGGAGCGTTCGAGCCAATGTTCTCGGCGTTCGCCTAGAAGCTGGGCTTGTTTGTGTGACCTGTGGACTCATACAGTCTCAGGTTAG